A stretch of DNA from Mesotoga infera:
ATACTACTGAGTGAACGTTTGCTAATAGCAAAGCTGAATCGCAAGGGCGAGCAACAAGAGACTTTCCTCAATCGGTATGGCTTCATCTAAGAACGTCTATAAATCTCATTAATTGGGCTTCTTAAAACATCGGAGAGGCAGCATTCTAACTTTCATTTCCGTTTCTTGCTATATTGGCTTTTCTCAGGACTTTATCTGACAAACCAATCTCCAATCGTGGAGAAAATGCGAGCTCACTTGATCCAGAAAATCGAGTATGTTCCTTTCCATGGAAAACACCGAGTGACGCTTCATTATGGTCGTGCAACACGCATCTTCTTTTATTGTCGATCACTTTCTCCTAAGGATGTCATATAATCTCATTGCATGGGGGTGTCCCCGTGGGCGGAGCAGGAAAAAGGCTCCGCTTAACCTTTCTTTTCTGTCCTTAGGATTATCCTCACTGGCTTTTTGTCTTCGATTTCTCGTTTAGTGTGAAAATGGAGTCTGAGTCTATTAAGCTCTGACCTCTTTAGTGATATTGATCATGTCATTGAACGGATACTTGTTTTAGCCGGCTGGAGGACGTTCCTAGAAAGCACTTGGTGACTCTTATTCTTGCAACTTACAACATAGAACTTGGAACTGATTCTTTCCGGAGAACGGTGAACTGTTTACGGCTAACTTGATTTCTGCAACTTGCAACTGCAACACACACACCCCAAAGGCAGGAAGGCGTTTGCGGCCTTCCTGCCACTATGATCATGGATGTTTCGTTTTTACTCGACTACTATGTTTATCGCAAAGGTCTGTATTGGATGGACGCTCTCCCAGGGGCGTCTGAGGGAGAATATGACAACTGTCTCGCCAGGTTGCTGGGCTTCGAATACCCACTGGACATTATAAGGCGCTCCCACGAGTTCGGAATCGTCAAGGAACTTCCTTTCGAAGATCGAGCCCTCGTAGATCAGCGAAACGACGTTTGGATTGGTTATCTTTACGTCCCAGATATAGCCGGTGGAGCCGTTCTCCTGGAGTTCCATGGTAGCTATCTCGCCTACGGAGAGGGTGTTCATGGAGGTTCGAAGACCCTTCACATCGAGCTGGGAGGAATTCCAGAGCAGCGATGTCACGAGCATGTTCGGCACGAACTCTCTGATTGTTTCTTCGAAGCTTCCGTCGCGCTTCATTTCGTCGAGAGTCTTCTGGAAGCTCAGAATCATCCCGAAGTTCGTTCCCTTCGAAGCTGCGATGTAGAAGTAGTTTGTCTGAAGCTCAATAAGGGCTTCCAGGTCGTCCATGCTGTAGCCCGCGTTCTTGACGAGCTCGCCGACAGTGAGGTCGGTGAAGACTGCCAAATCTGTCTCGCCTTCGAAAAGCTGTACGACGGTGTCGAGAGGATCGAGAGAGCTCACGAGGTTCTCGAAGCCCATCTCCTTCAGTAGCTGCTCCGTCCACCAGTTCGTCGTCGTGCCTATTGACTTGACCTCTTTTGCGGACTCGAGGTCTGTAGCTGGGGCGACTGTTTCTTTGCGGGCGTAGAGGTAGGCGGTGTTCTTTCCCACCGGTCCGATCCACTCGAACTTATCTCTTCGCTGTTCGGTCTGGTCCATGCTGAAGAGGAAGACGTTCGGCAGATTCGAGGCCAGTTCATAGCCGATGGACCATGGGACTATAAGAATCTCTCCGGACATATCGTTCCTACGCAGGATCTCTTTCACCATCTCCGTGACGAAGCCGGTCGGTTCTCCGTCTTCGCCCCTGAAGGTGACGGGCGGGTACTCCTCGGTCAGGAAGGTGTAGATGCCGGGAACGGGTTGTCCGGGGAACCACTCGGCGTATAACTCGGAGAAGGAGCCGGAGCTCTTGAGACCGTCGAGAGCCTTCTGGAATGCGCTCACGATTTCAGAGGGGACGTCCTTCGAGAAACCTAGGTATGTCATGTCCAAGTCGATCGCAACTGTGGGCGCGGGAAGATTAGAGGCCTGTTCTTTCTGGAGTAGCTGTCGCAGAACTGCCGAGTTGAAGGGCGCGAGGTCGATTTCCCCGTCAAATAGGGCACCGAGCAACGACTCCTCGTCTTCAAAAATGATTAGGTTGTCGAATCCCTGTTCCTCTAAGAGTTTGTGTGAATAGTATTCGCCTACCACACCCACCGAGTTTGCATTTCTCGCATCTTCGAGGGAGCTGAAATCAACGGTCGTCTCTTTCGTCGTGTAAATGTAAGTGTTCGTTATGGCAACGGGGCCCACCCACTGATAAAGAGCTTTTCTCTGGGTTGTGAAGACAAGAGAGGGAATGCAGTATCTCCCTTCGCCCTGTAACATCTCGAGGGCTTCGTCGAATTTGACGGGTCTCATCTCGACGTCGATGCCCGTTTCGCTTTCCAGCGATCCGATCAGATCGACGAGGAAGCCCTTCAGATGGCCTTCATCCAGGTAACTGAAGGGATCGTAATCGGGATTGACAAGAAAGGTAATAGACTGGGCCAGAGTAACAGCCGAGAGAAAGAGAACAAGGATAATGGAAAAGACGACTTTCTTGGAAATAGAAGATTTCACTTTTCTGCACCTCCAATTGAGTGTGTTATGATTCCTATTCTAGACGAAATCTCACGTTTCACAAGCAACAATGAATAGTGGCGAAGCTTAAAGGCAAGTGGTCGTCTCACCGGACAGTTTTTGGAAGCAGCTTCTTTTCAGGATGTACGTCTGAGTATTCCGGAGATTTGTAAAATGGGATTTTAAGGTGATATAATATATATGCAATAAACATATATAACGAAAAAGGAGATGTCTATATTGCCTTGGGTGAGAGAAGATATGTGCACCGGATGCGGACTTTGTATCAAAGCCTGTCCGGTGGAAGGAGCAATCGTAATGAAGGCGGGCAAGGCATTTATTAACAACGGGCTTTGCACCAGATGTGGAAAGTGTTTCAGTGCTTGCCCCGTAAATGCCATAAGGCCTAACTCCGAGAATCCCTCTCTTCGATCGGGTAGAGGTGGAGGAATGGGTCTCAAACGCGGAGGCGGGCAGGGAAAGGGCATGGGAGGACAGGGAGGAAGATAGCCAAACAATACCGTTAGGGAAGTGATTCGTTTGAGCCATGTATACGGAGTGGTGCCTTCAAGAAGACTTGGCAGATCTCTAGGGGTCTGTACGATACCGTTCAAGACATGCAATTACTCGTGCATTTACTGCCAGCTCGGCAGAACGAATAACATGACCAATGCCAGGCAGACCTTCTATCCTCCGGAGGAAATCTTGAATGAGGCTAGAAGCTTCATAGAAGAATACGGCAAGGATTCTTTCGATGTTGTGACGGTTGTTGGAGAAGGCGAACCGACTCTGTACAAGCCCTTGGATTCCATAGTGAATGGACTAAGAGAATTGACAGCCAAGCCTCTTGTGTTAATCACAAATGGCTCTCTTTTATTTGAGAGATCATTGAGAGAAGAGATAATGGATTTCGATATTGTGATGCCGACCCTCGATGCCATCGATAAGGAAAGCTTCAGAAAAATAAACAGACCCTTTGGAAAGCTAAGGTACGAAAGAGTATACAATGGTTTGCTCGAATTTTCGAAGGAGTTCAAAGGTGAAATCTGGCTGGAAGT
This window harbors:
- a CDS encoding transporter substrate-binding domain-containing protein, which codes for MKSSISKKVVFSIILVLFLSAVTLAQSITFLVNPDYDPFSYLDEGHLKGFLVDLIGSLESETGIDVEMRPVKFDEALEMLQGEGRYCIPSLVFTTQRKALYQWVGPVAITNTYIYTTKETTVDFSSLEDARNANSVGVVGEYYSHKLLEEQGFDNLIIFEDEESLLGALFDGEIDLAPFNSAVLRQLLQKEQASNLPAPTVAIDLDMTYLGFSKDVPSEIVSAFQKALDGLKSSGSFSELYAEWFPGQPVPGIYTFLTEEYPPVTFRGEDGEPTGFVTEMVKEILRRNDMSGEILIVPWSIGYELASNLPNVFLFSMDQTEQRRDKFEWIGPVGKNTAYLYARKETVAPATDLESAKEVKSIGTTTNWWTEQLLKEMGFENLVSSLDPLDTVVQLFEGETDLAVFTDLTVGELVKNAGYSMDDLEALIELQTNYFYIAASKGTNFGMILSFQKTLDEMKRDGSFEETIREFVPNMLVTSLLWNSSQLDVKGLRTSMNTLSVGEIATMELQENGSTGYIWDVKITNPNVVSLIYEGSIFERKFLDDSELVGAPYNVQWVFEAQQPGETVVIFSLRRPWESVHPIQTFAINIVVE
- a CDS encoding 4Fe-4S dicluster domain-containing protein, which gives rise to MPWVREDMCTGCGLCIKACPVEGAIVMKAGKAFINNGLCTRCGKCFSACPVNAIRPNSENPSLRSGRGGGMGLKRGGGQGKGMGGQGGR
- a CDS encoding radical SAM protein, whose protein sequence is MIRLSHVYGVVPSRRLGRSLGVCTIPFKTCNYSCIYCQLGRTNNMTNARQTFYPPEEILNEARSFIEEYGKDSFDVVTVVGEGEPTLYKPLDSIVNGLRELTAKPLVLITNGSLLFERSLREEIMDFDIVMPTLDAIDKESFRKINRPFGKLRYERVYNGLLEFSKEFKGEIWLEVMLVKDYNDSDRFLGELKNRIELLAPARVYINVPARPPAEENVEIPEEETLRYARALLKAESIENLPVSSFTTSEKRALDAVIEIIKRHPMSEKDIRSFIESQFREESVGFLLERLSRNPNVEKNSYRGKDFYRYILAGRRSGG